In Lewinellaceae bacterium, a single window of DNA contains:
- a CDS encoding TlpA family protein disulfide reductase, with protein sequence MKSLVFFAGLLLAFNAFAQPEARFELSGITAAEVEVWRFDFEQEDYVPLATITVEEGKPVNFEDNFREPALYQFRFGPEQRVTVAAEKAGLFQLAQNETFELQSEAGTIADFGQTIQQLSDHYFSELKVAYEAAVEKQDMEKLAVLEKQKDELLIQFIEAMEAAVRLMGPSAEAYQALTYFDAHKNFGFLAEMAEAFEKQYPQAGMAKALKRRVERAALVQKGATAPDFSTVDISSENVALADYRGSYVLVDFWASWCLACRAENPKLVALYEKLHAQGFDILSISLDEKAEQWKQAITKDRLSWRQVRDADGALASLYLVSSLPANFLLDKEGKIVAKNVTADQLEELLGELLN encoded by the coding sequence ATGAAATCACTCGTTTTCTTCGCAGGATTACTGCTTGCATTTAATGCCTTTGCTCAGCCGGAAGCCCGCTTTGAGCTATCCGGAATTACCGCTGCTGAAGTGGAGGTTTGGCGCTTCGACTTTGAGCAGGAAGATTATGTGCCCCTTGCTACCATAACGGTAGAAGAAGGCAAGCCCGTTAACTTTGAGGACAACTTCCGGGAACCCGCCCTTTACCAGTTCCGCTTCGGGCCGGAGCAGCGGGTGACAGTAGCGGCAGAAAAAGCCGGCCTTTTCCAACTCGCCCAAAACGAAACCTTTGAACTGCAATCGGAAGCCGGCACCATCGCCGATTTCGGCCAAACCATCCAACAGCTCAGCGATCACTATTTCTCGGAACTGAAGGTAGCATACGAAGCCGCTGTCGAAAAGCAGGACATGGAAAAGCTGGCCGTGCTGGAAAAACAGAAGGACGAGCTGCTGATCCAGTTCATCGAAGCGATGGAAGCGGCAGTCCGCCTGATGGGCCCTTCGGCGGAAGCCTACCAGGCGCTGACGTATTTCGATGCGCATAAGAACTTTGGGTTTCTGGCGGAAATGGCGGAGGCTTTCGAAAAGCAGTATCCGCAGGCTGGCATGGCCAAAGCGCTAAAGCGGCGGGTAGAAAGAGCAGCGTTGGTGCAGAAAGGCGCCACGGCGCCCGATTTTTCGACAGTAGATATATCATCTGAAAACGTAGCATTGGCCGACTATCGCGGCTCCTACGTACTCGTCGACTTCTGGGCGTCCTGGTGCCTGGCCTGCCGGGCGGAGAACCCCAAGCTCGTCGCTCTTTACGAAAAACTTCATGCGCAGGGCTTCGATATCCTGAGCATCAGCCTGGACGAGAAAGCAGAGCAATGGAAACAAGCCATAACCAAAGACCGGTTGTCCTGGCGCCAGGTACGGGATGCCGACGGCGCGCTTGCCAGCTTGTATCTGGTTTCGTCTTTGCCCGCCAATTTTTTGCTGGATAAGGAAGGTAAGATCGTTGCGAAAAATGTGACAGCGGATCAGTTAGAGGAGTTGTTGGGAGAGTTGTTGAATTAG
- a CDS encoding SIR2 family protein → MSHQTSAIITCTVKSEDQYLLLKNEVGETCFFAWLDTALNGSHRWEAFDKYFREFFKVSEEHYELFQKERIAIEKADKDRNNSKAIVKISAPEAFYTGTKKDKDKFLWVDAATIQSFAEKETSFRESEKWIVRYLFRHPLDVVELPSDLFQAIKKIQEAREKNKLVIFAGAGVSVDSGAPLWWEVGTEIIRSLGLSESTNAEAPVIGQWLFNERGEKEYNEKLREILKYHKRLRPNPIHHQLLRLRPRHLITTNYDDLLEQALNEYQKNAIGKSYAVIRRDEDLPYAITDEYIVKMHGDWDEMNFVFKEDDYLNYARNSPLIESFVKGIFSSHLVLFVGFSFSDPNLKQIVNWVKEILGKDFQPAYLFQTQKPKSHEATYFGNKGIRTVIFDEAISSYLEAVDGNPKVVIESEVGKKTFNFLRLLEALNYRDYERLKRAKSQHVIDQMYESLLQFDAFNCIPPYSFEKLFPFSPTSLHPAKVPMDAKYNSSYHLQTSNEEIISLMESLEFKDNRILIKTGSYHEKAIEQVGSFDNKLAYIFDKLRSSQIHCIQRKGESNNHNRILYGTQFNEKLLFPRWLNFQFKPMLEFIYSRGWEASGLPSKLLRERLLDALVLTRFHFFMEAYTLYSSIAAEALQRQDYPIFFICQYNKKYLGVRAIRKADWKKHPQQDQVRQIKEELDTIGLHGLLKTMKFEASVKELLGGLLNKELLERYGNEVRKAHKSILTDYDFFQNPNNYSSRSNDASTLIENYMTLHWVFHSNGILFGWDEYKFVELTELTFEGVIASFCTSKRNIGRLEEIDAVILTLACHFLETKQMDKIIRHYNPQMLPLKSEYEKKWIVVLATNWFSSCFEEGIFSFKPRANDLLLRYLSDKTYTSELEQLTNNFFLLFSYLDLEDLKGSEELNRLIKVILKALAANHDGRSGRLWEVKYFVRFLKRNINFFSHNQIEWAIKVITKAQGWKYGFGRTLGQIFKKEGIDFQLTDEQVLAEYIVQHKNGKRDVEDFIHLFPFLSSNLQKVLSGMIEELPKSENATDLMLWLQARCNGMFSEAKELSKEQLEVFQKYFDAIEKIRFDKDGTPTNWRNDFAVNSPYWLATLHYQPNIGLGTKTIQKLLKLKSLPASMRWMLNPEDFDYKNFNCYWVFFYDGPKVLARIGVMKIPTLRKLIQKELKKEFSAKLAEVYHAYFSEE, encoded by the coding sequence ATGTCGCATCAAACATCCGCCATCATTACCTGCACCGTAAAATCGGAGGATCAATACTTGCTCCTCAAAAATGAAGTAGGTGAGACCTGTTTTTTTGCTTGGCTTGACACGGCTTTGAATGGTTCTCATCGCTGGGAAGCGTTTGATAAATATTTCCGAGAATTTTTCAAGGTGTCAGAAGAGCACTACGAGTTGTTCCAGAAGGAACGAATAGCCATAGAGAAAGCAGATAAGGATAGAAATAATTCTAAAGCCATAGTAAAAATATCCGCTCCCGAAGCTTTTTACACAGGGACTAAAAAGGATAAAGACAAGTTTCTATGGGTTGATGCCGCGACCATACAAAGCTTTGCAGAAAAAGAAACAAGTTTCCGAGAGTCTGAAAAATGGATTGTCAGGTACCTTTTTCGACATCCCCTTGATGTTGTGGAATTACCATCCGATTTGTTCCAAGCAATTAAAAAAATTCAGGAGGCTCGGGAGAAAAACAAGTTGGTCATTTTTGCTGGAGCAGGGGTCTCTGTGGATTCTGGTGCTCCGCTATGGTGGGAAGTAGGAACAGAAATAATACGGTCGTTGGGGCTTTCTGAATCAACTAATGCCGAAGCCCCTGTTATTGGTCAATGGCTTTTCAATGAAAGAGGGGAAAAAGAATACAATGAAAAACTTCGAGAAATCCTCAAATACCACAAGAGGCTTAGGCCTAATCCGATTCACCACCAATTGCTCCGCCTTCGACCCCGACATCTGATTACTACGAACTACGATGACTTATTGGAGCAAGCACTGAATGAATACCAAAAAAATGCTATTGGTAAATCATATGCCGTTATCCGGCGGGATGAAGACCTGCCTTATGCTATCACGGATGAATACATTGTCAAAATGCATGGCGATTGGGATGAAATGAATTTTGTATTCAAGGAGGACGATTACCTCAACTATGCCAGAAATTCCCCGTTGATTGAGAGCTTTGTCAAAGGGATTTTTTCATCACATCTTGTGCTCTTCGTTGGCTTTTCTTTTTCAGACCCAAACCTTAAGCAAATCGTCAACTGGGTGAAAGAAATCTTAGGTAAGGATTTCCAGCCCGCTTATCTTTTTCAAACCCAAAAACCAAAATCCCACGAGGCTACATATTTCGGTAATAAAGGTATAAGGACAGTTATTTTTGATGAAGCCATTTCCAGTTATCTGGAAGCAGTAGATGGCAATCCAAAAGTTGTAATAGAAAGTGAGGTTGGTAAAAAAACCTTTAATTTCCTCCGGTTGCTTGAAGCCTTAAATTATCGGGACTATGAACGGTTGAAAAGAGCAAAATCCCAACATGTCATTGACCAGATGTATGAAAGCCTGCTACAGTTCGACGCTTTCAACTGTATCCCTCCTTATTCTTTTGAAAAACTATTCCCTTTTTCACCGACCTCCCTGCACCCCGCCAAAGTTCCAATGGACGCCAAATATAATTCAAGCTATCATTTGCAAACCAGCAACGAGGAAATCATTTCTCTGATGGAAAGCTTAGAGTTTAAAGACAATCGAATCTTGATTAAAACGGGGAGCTACCATGAAAAAGCGATTGAGCAAGTTGGGAGTTTTGACAATAAGCTGGCATATATTTTTGATAAGCTGAGGTCAAGCCAAATCCATTGCATCCAACGCAAAGGGGAAAGTAACAATCACAATCGCATTCTCTATGGAACTCAATTTAACGAAAAACTACTTTTTCCCCGATGGTTGAATTTTCAGTTCAAACCAATGCTAGAATTTATCTATTCGAGAGGATGGGAAGCTTCTGGCCTTCCTTCCAAACTGTTGCGGGAAAGACTGCTAGACGCCCTGGTACTAACCAGATTTCATTTTTTTATGGAGGCATATACTTTGTATTCGTCTATCGCAGCGGAGGCACTACAACGCCAAGATTATCCAATATTTTTCATTTGTCAATACAACAAGAAATATTTGGGCGTCCGGGCAATACGGAAAGCTGATTGGAAAAAACACCCACAACAAGACCAAGTTAGGCAAATAAAGGAGGAATTAGACACCATAGGCTTGCACGGTTTATTGAAAACCATGAAATTCGAAGCCTCTGTAAAAGAGTTGCTGGGTGGATTGCTTAACAAAGAGCTTTTGGAACGATATGGCAATGAAGTCAGGAAAGCACATAAAAGTATTTTGACAGACTATGATTTCTTCCAAAACCCAAATAACTATTCAAGCAGGAGTAACGACGCCTCTACTTTAATAGAAAATTATATGACGCTGCATTGGGTCTTCCATTCCAACGGCATCCTTTTTGGTTGGGACGAATACAAATTTGTGGAACTGACCGAACTCACTTTTGAAGGGGTAATAGCCAGTTTTTGTACTTCAAAGCGGAACATAGGACGATTAGAAGAGATAGATGCTGTCATACTTACTCTTGCTTGCCACTTTCTGGAAACCAAACAAATGGATAAAATTATCCGTCATTACAATCCTCAAATGTTGCCCTTAAAATCGGAATATGAAAAAAAGTGGATAGTGGTATTGGCTACCAATTGGTTCTCTTCCTGCTTTGAAGAGGGCATATTTTCTTTTAAGCCAAGAGCAAACGACTTGTTGCTTCGATATTTAAGCGATAAGACCTATACGAGTGAGTTAGAACAACTAACCAACAATTTCTTCCTCCTATTTTCCTACCTAGACCTTGAAGATTTAAAAGGTTCTGAAGAACTAAATCGGCTGATAAAGGTAATCTTGAAAGCTCTTGCCGCTAATCATGATGGTCGTTCGGGACGTTTATGGGAGGTGAAATACTTTGTACGTTTTTTGAAAAGAAACATCAATTTTTTTAGCCATAATCAAATCGAATGGGCGATTAAAGTCATTACGAAAGCTCAGGGATGGAAGTACGGATTTGGTCGCACATTGGGTCAAATTTTCAAAAAAGAAGGGATTGATTTCCAGTTAACAGATGAACAAGTCTTAGCCGAATATATCGTCCAACACAAGAACGGAAAAAGAGACGTAGAAGACTTCATCCATCTATTTCCTTTCCTTTCATCTAATTTACAAAAAGTTCTTTCTGGAATGATTGAAGAACTGCCGAAAAGCGAAAATGCAACAGACCTGATGCTCTGGTTACAGGCTAGATGCAATGGTATGTTCTCCGAAGCAAAAGAATTGTCAAAGGAACAATTGGAAGTTTTTCAGAAATACTTTGACGCTATTGAAAAAATCAGATTTGATAAGGACGGGACACCGACAAACTGGAGAAATGATTTTGCTGTCAATAGTCCTTATTGGCTTGCCACGCTCCATTATCAGCCAAATATCGGTCTTGGTACAAAGACAATCCAGAAACTGCTTAAACTCAAATCTCTTCCCGCTTCGATGCGCTGGATGCTCAATCCCGAAGACTTTGATTATAAAAACTTCAACTGTTATTGGGTCTTTTTTTATGATGGGCCAAAGGTGCTGGCAAGAATTGGGGTCATGAAAATCCCAACGCTACGAAAGCTAATACAGAAGGAATTGAAAAAGGAGTTTTCAGCAAAATTGGCGGAAGTATATCATGCTTATTTTTCAGAAGAATAG
- a CDS encoding DEAD/DEAH box helicase: MAKTKNSSKEKKKKAKRISYHKQPEELSLRDWQTGLRKQFGKEQTFELTNQGGHPVWSDFTVSNPESKTTYRLALRGNEPGDNFCSCLDFRTNGLGTCKHIEWALHKLYHTYGNKQHFKKPPPERAYTSVYLHYGEERSLRLRIGTEQAEAFQELAKGYFDEDGALFPHAYLEIDKFLDAARQLSPDFRCYPDALDFVIQKRDDARRHLLADRLDNDPHSLDELVKTKLFPYQREGVLFALRAGRCLLADEMGLGKTIQAIAAAELYRRELGIGSVMIICPTSLKYQWRSEIRKFTGSDVSVIEGPIHKRQEQYAKDENFYKIITYNVVARDYAYINQSLPDLIILDEAQRIKNWDTKISRAVKRLEAPYRLALTGTPLENKLEDLYSIVQFLDQYLLGPLYLLLHRHQVKDESGAVRGYRRLDEINEKLKHVMIRRRKREVLKQLPERIDKHLLVPMTPRQLELHNSFEADVAQLVAKWRRLGFLKEQDRQRLLSCLNLMRMSCDSTYLVDQQTRHDTKISELFYILEERLAEPEEKVVVFSQWERMTRIVSQELEEREVEFAYLHGGVPSTKRGDLLDRFRDDDNCRVFLSTDAGGLGLNLQRAALVVNLDIPWNPAVLEQRIARIFRLGQKRQVQVINLISEGTIEHRMLSTLKFKSSLADAVLDAMEDSVFMSDRKFRDFMENLEKVATPAEPREAPAEVGSDTDLEVPQGAPPAAAPEEEAPAPAEDWREEEPAPQKETPAPATHKPKGEPQPATAGGNGSRELISQGVSFLGRLAQTLADEQATRQLVEEITEKDETTGKTYLKIPVESEDMVTNAVKLLGGLLGRL, from the coding sequence ATGGCCAAGACAAAAAACAGCAGCAAGGAAAAAAAGAAAAAAGCCAAACGCATCAGCTATCACAAACAGCCCGAAGAGCTGAGCCTGCGAGACTGGCAAACCGGCCTGCGGAAGCAGTTCGGCAAGGAGCAAACCTTCGAGCTCACCAACCAGGGCGGGCACCCGGTATGGTCTGATTTCACAGTGAGCAACCCCGAAAGCAAAACCACCTACCGGCTGGCGCTGCGCGGCAATGAACCCGGCGACAACTTCTGCTCCTGCCTCGACTTCCGCACCAACGGCCTGGGCACCTGCAAGCACATCGAATGGGCCCTGCACAAGCTGTACCACACTTACGGCAACAAACAGCATTTTAAAAAACCGCCGCCCGAACGGGCCTATACCTCCGTATACCTGCACTACGGCGAAGAGCGCAGCCTGCGCCTGCGCATTGGCACAGAGCAGGCCGAAGCTTTTCAGGAATTGGCCAAAGGCTACTTCGATGAAGACGGCGCCTTATTCCCCCACGCCTACCTGGAAATTGATAAATTCCTGGATGCCGCCCGGCAACTTTCGCCCGACTTCCGCTGCTACCCGGACGCGCTGGACTTTGTCATCCAGAAAAGGGACGACGCCCGCCGCCACCTGCTGGCAGACCGCCTGGATAATGACCCTCACAGCCTGGACGAACTGGTAAAAACCAAACTCTTCCCCTACCAGCGCGAAGGCGTGCTCTTTGCCCTGCGGGCGGGCCGCTGCCTGCTGGCCGACGAGATGGGCCTGGGCAAAACCATACAGGCTATCGCGGCGGCGGAATTGTACCGGCGCGAACTCGGCATCGGCTCGGTGATGATCATTTGCCCCACTTCGCTCAAATACCAGTGGCGGTCGGAAATCCGCAAGTTTACCGGCAGCGATGTGTCCGTCATCGAAGGGCCCATCCACAAGCGCCAGGAACAGTACGCAAAAGATGAAAATTTCTACAAAATAATCACCTACAACGTCGTCGCCCGCGACTACGCCTACATCAACCAAAGCCTGCCCGACCTGATCATCCTCGACGAAGCCCAGCGCATCAAAAACTGGGATACCAAAATATCGCGGGCCGTCAAGCGCCTGGAAGCCCCTTATCGGCTGGCGCTGACCGGCACGCCTCTGGAAAATAAGCTGGAAGATCTCTACTCCATCGTGCAGTTTCTCGACCAGTACCTCCTGGGGCCGCTCTACCTGCTGTTGCACCGCCATCAGGTGAAGGATGAATCTGGCGCCGTGCGCGGCTATCGCCGCCTGGATGAGATCAACGAGAAACTCAAACACGTGATGATCCGCCGCCGCAAGCGCGAGGTGCTCAAGCAGTTGCCCGAGCGCATCGACAAGCACCTGCTGGTGCCCATGACGCCCCGCCAACTGGAGTTGCACAACAGCTTCGAAGCCGATGTGGCCCAGCTGGTGGCCAAGTGGCGCCGCCTGGGCTTCCTCAAAGAACAGGACCGGCAGCGCCTGCTCAGTTGCCTCAACCTGATGCGCATGAGCTGCGACAGCACCTACCTGGTAGACCAGCAGACCCGCCACGACACCAAGATCAGCGAGCTGTTCTACATCCTGGAAGAACGCCTGGCGGAACCGGAAGAGAAGGTGGTGGTCTTCAGCCAGTGGGAACGCATGACGCGCATCGTCTCCCAGGAACTGGAAGAGCGGGAGGTCGAATTTGCCTACCTGCACGGCGGGGTGCCCAGCACCAAGCGGGGCGACCTGCTCGACCGCTTCCGCGACGACGACAACTGCCGGGTTTTCCTCTCCACCGATGCCGGCGGCTTGGGCCTCAACCTGCAACGGGCCGCTTTGGTCGTCAACCTCGACATCCCCTGGAATCCCGCTGTGCTCGAACAGCGCATCGCCCGGATTTTCCGGCTGGGGCAGAAGCGCCAGGTGCAGGTCATCAACCTGATCTCGGAGGGCACCATCGAGCACCGCATGCTGTCTACCCTGAAGTTCAAATCCTCCCTGGCCGACGCCGTGCTGGACGCCATGGAAGACTCGGTATTCATGAGCGACCGCAAGTTCCGCGACTTTATGGAGAACCTGGAGAAAGTGGCCACTCCCGCCGAACCCCGCGAAGCCCCCGCCGAAGTGGGCAGCGATACCGACCTGGAAGTGCCGCAGGGCGCTCCCCCCGCCGCCGCTCCGGAAGAGGAGGCACCCGCCCCGGCTGAAGATTGGCGCGAAGAGGAACCGGCGCCACAAAAAGAAACGCCTGCTCCTGCTACTCATAAGCCTAAAGGCGAGCCGCAACCCGCAACGGCCGGCGGCAACGGATCCCGCGAGCTGATCAGCCAGGGCGTCAGCTTCCTGGGCCGCCTCGCCCAGACGCTGGCCGACGAGCAGGCCACCCGCCAACTGGTGGAGGAGATCACCGAGAAGGACGAAACTACCGGCAAGACTTACCTCAAAATTCCGGTGGAGAGCGAGGATATGGTGACGAATGCGGTGAAGTTGTTGGGGGGGCTGCTGGGGAGGTTGTAG